In the Chitinispirillales bacterium genome, one interval contains:
- a CDS encoding fumarate hydratase, translated as MRDISCEIITNAVEKMCAEAAYNLPQDVYCALKKAQYDEDSNLAKSILLQCVKNADIAKTEKKPICQDTGFAVFFVEIGSNVRIIGENDIEEAIQKGVRSGYDNYYLRKSIVEDPLFGRKNTNDNTPAIIHYNFVKGESIRIIFAPKGGGSENVSALKMMKPSNRGDDIVGFVVKTVMAAEGDPCPPVIVGVGIGGNAEKCLETAKKALLRPVGENHPVKFYSEMEKKILAEINKSGIGAQGLGGRITALAVHIETFPTHIACLPVAITINCHVARHCEILL; from the coding sequence ATGCGCGATATTTCCTGTGAAATTATAACTAACGCGGTAGAGAAAATGTGCGCCGAAGCGGCGTACAACCTTCCCCAAGACGTTTATTGCGCTTTGAAAAAAGCGCAATATGACGAGGATTCGAATTTGGCGAAGTCAATTCTTTTGCAGTGTGTTAAAAATGCGGATATTGCAAAAACGGAAAAAAAACCGATTTGTCAGGATACTGGGTTTGCAGTCTTTTTTGTAGAGATAGGCAGCAATGTAAGAATTATCGGCGAGAATGACATAGAAGAGGCGATACAGAAAGGAGTTAGAAGCGGATACGACAATTATTATCTGCGAAAATCAATCGTTGAGGATCCACTTTTTGGTAGAAAAAACACAAACGACAACACTCCGGCTATAATTCATTATAATTTTGTAAAAGGTGAAAGTATCAGAATAATCTTTGCGCCGAAGGGCGGCGGAAGTGAAAATGTGAGCGCACTGAAAATGATGAAACCTTCCAACCGCGGGGATGATATTGTCGGTTTTGTCGTTAAAACCGTTATGGCGGCCGAAGGCGATCCTTGTCCTCCGGTAATTGTGGGAGTAGGAATAGGCGGCAATGCGGAAAAATGTCTTGAAACAGCCAAAAAAGCGTTGCTTCGTCCCGTCGGGGAAAATCATCCCGTAAAATTTTACAGTGAAATGGAAAAAAAAATACTCGCCGAAATCAACAAAAGCGGAATAGGAGCGCAAGGGCTTGGCGGAAGAATAACGGCGTTGGCGGTTCACATTGAAACGTTTCCTACGCATATAGCTTGTTTGCCGGTTGCAATAACAATAAATTGCCACGTTGCACGGCACTGTGAAATTTTGTTGTGA
- a CDS encoding peptidylprolyl isomerase, producing the protein MLTWMRKWAPVIMLIALIGFLMTIFIDWGMGVETVTGKKGRTVGKIGNNFVGIQEFSQMLEMERQNRRYQGQTANEDGTLPMQVWDAYVSEVITDKIIKDMELEATVEEIYSYLKDNPPPAFTQSEYFHTDGQFDKEKYIAFINTPSSYDNPSVQQIEQYIRNVMVPINKLNTLIESGNNPSYSEIEYEYKAQKEKVSFEYINIHPYSIDLLSESLSDEKLKNYYAAHISDYKTAEKATVYFVRFPKNITQRDEELIANELRDIKSNILAGITSFDEEARIGSDDLGSAKNGGELGWFKKGQMVKEFDNVAFSTPSGEISEPFKSNYGFHIIAVDSVKIDADTVTEVKAKHILKYIIAGVETLDSIETLVSKVRSFAEDENMLSAAKEFSVDVDSTPPFGRGENPAGVGYIANLGFFVFDKDAKPGDVSEILETENAFFVLELKEKIAKGNLPFEHVKTKIRSIVEDSLRINNAKDYLVEITEKIKETSFEEFAEGDEKLRAGKAELTTRKQFVSGVGYNNEVLAAAFALPENTISKPIVSDNGVYIVRTTAKELVSELPKDAPEFTVISNQIKSEFARNAYQDWFNANKKQLKVSENVRDFYY; encoded by the coding sequence GGCAGAACTGTTGGAAAAATCGGGAATAATTTTGTCGGTATTCAAGAATTTTCACAAATGCTTGAAATGGAGCGTCAAAATCGCAGGTATCAAGGGCAGACCGCAAACGAAGACGGAACTTTGCCTATGCAGGTTTGGGACGCTTACGTAAGTGAAGTGATTACCGACAAAATAATAAAAGATATGGAACTTGAAGCTACGGTTGAAGAAATTTATTCATATTTGAAAGATAATCCGCCGCCGGCGTTTACCCAAAGCGAATATTTTCATACGGACGGACAATTTGATAAAGAAAAATATATTGCGTTCATAAATACGCCGTCAAGTTATGATAATCCTTCGGTTCAACAGATAGAACAGTACATCCGCAATGTAATGGTCCCAATAAACAAACTTAATACTTTGATTGAAAGCGGAAATAATCCGTCTTATTCCGAAATAGAATACGAATACAAAGCGCAAAAAGAAAAAGTTTCTTTTGAATATATAAATATTCATCCGTATTCCATTGATTTGCTTTCTGAAAGTTTGTCCGATGAAAAACTTAAAAATTATTATGCAGCTCACATTTCCGACTACAAAACAGCAGAAAAAGCGACGGTTTATTTTGTTCGATTCCCTAAAAATATAACTCAAAGAGACGAGGAATTGATAGCAAACGAACTTCGGGATATAAAATCAAATATTTTGGCGGGAATCACGTCGTTCGACGAAGAAGCGCGCATCGGTTCTGACGATTTGGGCAGCGCAAAAAACGGCGGCGAATTGGGATGGTTTAAGAAAGGTCAAATGGTAAAAGAGTTTGATAATGTCGCGTTTTCTACTCCATCCGGCGAAATTTCCGAGCCGTTTAAGTCAAATTACGGGTTTCACATTATAGCAGTTGACAGTGTAAAAATCGATGCGGATACCGTAACTGAGGTTAAAGCGAAACATATTTTAAAATACATTATCGCCGGGGTAGAGACGCTTGACAGTATTGAGACGCTTGTGTCAAAAGTCCGTTCTTTTGCTGAAGATGAAAATATGCTTTCCGCCGCAAAAGAATTTTCTGTAGATGTTGATTCAACTCCGCCGTTTGGCAGAGGAGAAAATCCGGCTGGAGTCGGATATATTGCAAATTTAGGCTTTTTTGTTTTTGATAAAGACGCGAAACCGGGTGATGTTTCTGAGATTTTGGAAACCGAAAACGCATTTTTCGTATTAGAACTCAAAGAAAAAATTGCAAAGGGAAATTTACCGTTTGAGCACGTGAAAACAAAAATCAGGAGTATTGTCGAGGATTCGTTGCGCATAAATAATGCGAAAGATTATCTAGTAGAAATTACCGAAAAAATAAAAGAAACGTCGTTTGAAGAATTTGCGGAAGGCGATGAAAAACTTCGCGCAGGAAAAGCGGAATTGACGACGAGAAAACAGTTTGTTTCCGGCGTCGGCTACAATAACGAAGTACTCGCAGCCGCGTTTGCGTTGCCTGAAAATACCATATCAAAACCGATCGTTTCGGATAACGGTGTTTATATTGTTAGGACTACGGCAAAAGAACTTGTAAGTGAATTGCCGAAAGATGCGCCGGAATTTACGGTAATAAGCAACCAAATTAAATCGGAGTTTGCTCGAAACGCTTATCAAGATTGGTTTAACGCTAATAAAAAGCAGTTAAAAGTCAGCGAAAACGTGCGCGATTTTTATTATTGA
- a CDS encoding D-alanine--D-alanine ligase, with amino-acid sequence MEKKKIVVVMGGPSAEHEISLKTGFQILSNLDKNKYSVSALVISKNKEFRFAQNTIQITQEDINNAETSPFFRGGYKPCNSMLIWENVSGAFLALHGEFGEDGVFQGYLDTIGVKYTGCGVLSSAVGMNKIFAKKIFEASGITTPPYSIFRKGDSENEIKEILAKHRFPLFVKAPQSGSSKLMSKVENEQDLRSAIKDISKNCNSILVESNVKGDEFSCPVIEIKGELRVLSPIYIKPKNSAGFFDYNAKYLGESEEICPPPHDKEIIELIQKTAISVHKVLECRGYSRTDIIVQDSVAYVLEINTLPGMTSTSLIPKSFAAEGGNFSELLDIIIDNMLKPS; translated from the coding sequence ATGGAAAAGAAAAAAATCGTCGTTGTTATGGGAGGCCCATCGGCTGAACATGAAATTTCACTGAAAACCGGATTTCAGATATTGTCAAATTTGGATAAAAATAAATATTCCGTTTCGGCGCTCGTCATTTCAAAAAACAAAGAATTTCGGTTCGCGCAAAACACGATACAAATCACACAGGAAGACATAAACAATGCCGAAACTTCGCCGTTTTTCAGAGGCGGCTACAAGCCTTGCAATTCCATGCTGATATGGGAAAACGTGAGCGGCGCATTTTTGGCTCTGCACGGCGAATTTGGCGAAGACGGCGTTTTCCAAGGATATTTGGACACAATCGGAGTGAAATATACGGGCTGTGGAGTGCTCTCCAGCGCTGTCGGTATGAACAAAATATTTGCAAAAAAAATTTTTGAAGCAAGCGGTATAACAACACCGCCGTATTCAATTTTCAGAAAAGGCGACAGCGAAAACGAAATTAAAGAAATTCTTGCAAAACATCGCTTTCCTCTTTTTGTCAAAGCTCCGCAATCAGGGTCGAGCAAACTTATGTCAAAAGTTGAAAACGAGCAGGATTTACGTTCGGCAATCAAAGATATAAGCAAAAACTGTAATTCGATTTTAGTTGAATCAAATGTAAAAGGCGATGAGTTCTCGTGTCCCGTAATTGAAATAAAAGGCGAATTACGTGTACTTTCTCCAATATATATAAAACCGAAAAACAGCGCCGGTTTCTTTGATTACAACGCGAAATATCTTGGAGAATCAGAAGAAATTTGTCCGCCGCCACACGACAAAGAGATTATCGAATTGATTCAAAAAACCGCCATATCCGTCCATAAAGTCTTGGAATGCAGAGGATATTCCCGCACAGATATTATCGTGCAGGACTCCGTCGCTTACGTTTTAGAAATAAACACATTGCCGGGAATGACTTCCACCTCTCTCATCCCAAAGTCGTTTGCAGCCGAAGGCGGAAATTTTAGCGAACTATTGGACATAATCATTGATAATATGCTTAAACCTTCCTAA